One part of the Desulfovibrio sp. genome encodes these proteins:
- a CDS encoding tetratricopeptide repeat protein: MTEKIEWYKEVLELEPNSKVFFPLARLLAEANRIDEAVEILEQGLARHEEFLEARLYLIELLHSANKLEACEKQVGRLTKMFSTYAGFWQAWAACINAAGNAPDTAAVLRFLALNFSKGPVSLHDVINQGLASMAGGGAETAGQAYTQPAGVAQPAELAVRAVQASHDVVPGFAETAPAASVAAAAALAGQMAASHAAAPVAEPVADDITRESDAAYSAGGNQGSVDQELSHDSIDFDPDLAMAEDDALPSEVEEGVSPMVAHGADAYAAYAAPVTQTEAVVVEDADEAEERFSLRTRSMAEVLAEQGDIKGALDIYHELAAAAVHPEESADLRQRIATLTARLGNVQTLDTVQPAASAEPASGKDKLISMLEALAERVEARAHS, encoded by the coding sequence ATGACGGAAAAAATTGAATGGTATAAAGAAGTCCTGGAGCTTGAGCCCAATTCCAAGGTCTTTTTTCCTTTGGCCCGTCTGCTGGCCGAGGCCAATCGTATTGACGAGGCAGTTGAAATTCTGGAGCAGGGCCTTGCCCGGCACGAAGAATTTCTGGAAGCCCGTCTCTACCTCATAGAGCTGCTGCACTCTGCCAACAAGCTGGAAGCCTGCGAAAAGCAGGTGGGTCGGCTGACCAAGATGTTTTCTACCTATGCCGGGTTCTGGCAGGCGTGGGCCGCGTGCATCAATGCCGCTGGCAATGCCCCGGATACTGCGGCTGTGCTGCGTTTTCTGGCCCTCAATTTTTCGAAGGGGCCAGTTTCGCTGCATGATGTGATCAATCAGGGGCTTGCCTCCATGGCTGGCGGCGGGGCAGAAACTGCCGGGCAGGCATACACGCAACCTGCTGGCGTTGCCCAGCCCGCGGAACTAGCCGTTCGTGCCGTTCAGGCATCACATGATGTAGTACCCGGCTTTGCAGAAACTGCGCCTGCGGCTTCTGTGGCTGCAGCCGCAGCCCTCGCGGGGCAGATGGCTGCCAGCCATGCCGCCGCACCTGTGGCCGAACCGGTTGCAGATGATATCACCAGGGAATCCGATGCTGCGTACAGTGCAGGCGGTAACCAGGGTTCTGTTGACCAAGAGCTTTCCCACGATTCCATTGATTTTGATCCTGATCTCGCCATGGCCGAAGACGACGCGCTGCCGTCCGAGGTCGAAGAAGGTGTTTCCCCCATGGTGGCCCATGGGGCAGATGCCTATGCTGCCTATGCCGCTCCGGTTACGCAAACCGAGGCTGTGGTTGTGGAAGATGCGGACGAAGCCGAAGAGCGTTTTTCACTGCGCACGCGTTCCATGGCCGAAGTGTTGGCCGAACAGGGCGATATCAAGGGCGCGCTTGATATTTATCATGAACTTGCAGCCGCGGCGGTGCACCCTGAAGAAAGCGCCGACCTGCGCCAGCGCATTGCTACGTTGACCGCCCGCCTGGGCAATGTCCAGACGTTGGATACCGTCCAGCCCGCAGCTTCGGCAGAACCAGCCAGCGGTAAGGACAAGCTCATAAGCATGCTTGAAGCCTTGGCTGAACGAGTTGAAGCCAGGGCGCACAGTTAA